The following coding sequences lie in one Homalodisca vitripennis isolate AUS2020 chromosome X, UT_GWSS_2.1, whole genome shotgun sequence genomic window:
- the LOC124368528 gene encoding fasciclin-3-like: protein MEWSLFQANNLKPISVIFVVLFCHLQGTWCLSKVHLHVPAAVMSGDDLTLDCTYTLSHEKINSIKYFLGGEEIYEYNPNKNPKYKTYIVNLGTNLWGNQSMTLRKVNGKYTGLYKCSILTDSIVDAEEDSGSVTVVDKPLEAPKIDVEENGFQVGKVLKANCTSIGGYPPANLTWLVNGEKVASNGISGPKQYVEDGEVDISVSELMLPIMIAPRSGHIKLTCTATQYTLYSVSTDLQVDLKEVTVSSSTKLMNMFLGVMKGKGNVFISAVMASSIYLLHIIH from the exons ATGGAGTGGAGTCTTTTCCAAGCAAATAATCTAAAACCGATATCTGTGATCTTTGTGGTTCTCTTTTGTCACCTACAAG gGACCTGGTGCTTAAGTAAAGTTCATCTACATGTTCCGGCTGCAGTCATGTCTGGAGATGATCTTACATTGGATTGCACTTATACTCTGAGCCATGAAAAGATTAACTCCATTAAGTATTTTCTGGGTGGCGAGGAGATCTATGAATATAATCCGAACAAAAATCCTAAATACAAAACCTACATTGTGAATCTCGGTACAAAT ttgTGGGGAAATCAATCTATGACACTGAGGAAAGTAAATGGAAAATACACTGGTCTCTACAAATGTTCAATTCTCACAGATAGTATAGTGGATGCAGAGGAAGACTCTGGTTCAGTTACAGTTGTTG ACAAACCACTGGAAGCTCCAAAAATTGACGTAGAAGAAAACGGCTTCCAAGTTGGAAAGGTGCTAAAAGCCAACTGCACATCCATAGGTGGCTACCCCCCGGCGAACCTTACTTGGCTTGTAAATGGCGAGAAG GTGGCTTCCAATGGTATTAGCGGTCCCAAACAGTATGTAGAGGACGGGGAAGTAGATATATCTGTGAGTGAGTTGATGTTGCCAATAATGATCGCACCTCGCAGTGGCCACATAAAGCTGACGTGTACAGCCACTCAGTACACATTGTACAGCGTTTCTACGGATTTACAAGTGGATCTCAAGGAAGTAACCGTTTCATCTTCAACTAAACTAATGAACATGTTTCTAG GCGTGATGAAAGGTaaaggaaatgtatttatttcagcTGTAATGGCGTCTTCTATATATCTCTTACACATCATTCATTGA